One genomic segment of Styela clava chromosome 3, kaStyClav1.hap1.2, whole genome shotgun sequence includes these proteins:
- the LOC120341963 gene encoding F-box only protein 4-like: MDVSDSTDCPCVGSMGLHQNNLLYGQQDSLPGNSFTGLGFNLSQLKSRSVIDVFRGMRDKYFGKPGSQAHELIRKCGDKESLTGIEEENQFASSIDALPVYCKLIILSFLDTQDVCSVSSVNSQWREIANDQILWRELLIRDMCKWDSMTNKSHPLISQVWNNDALKESSIGISFVNLLHEQSTQTNLSTNNGLVQSQNMKNETDKKTDIHAKRGINFKALYIHSSFQRAQDDSEEVSYNLSIPGFIKSLWQGGVAPEQGEIIMTGPGMDSPRTSKIFRALMWGSDFLETKGLLAGNRDGIGSGVQLLFKEKIPFNLIALYSGNNRVRENRAGMERLLHSNVVEPVSSGENVDVGHHEEHLPQFVLYDAVRFYIAERKGHYKLVYVVDATLKQKWDDIACNILELSAILRGTEFDNNINNALGVPIVDLELDGADHPEEHGHINVEPNAVTPSAGSLPFASKRPLLILSCIAEPDVERFSCMQITAMLGLPDVSDRQWRVQDVIVSTMHGVEKGLEWLLRQT; this comes from the exons ATGGATGTCTCAGATTCTACTGACTGCCCATGTGTTGGTTCAATGGGGCTGCATCAAAATAACTTATTGTACGGACAGCAAGATAGTTTGCCTGGGAACAGTTTTACGGGACTTGGATTTAATCTCAGTCAATTAAAAAGCCGCAGTGTTATTGACGTGTTTCGCGGAATGAGAGACAAATATTTTGGAAAACCGGGAAGCCAGGCACACGAACTAATTCGAAAATGTGGCGATAAAGAATCTCTTACAG gaaTAGAAGAAGAAAATCAATTTGCATCGTCAATAGACGCGTTACCTGTTTACTGTAAACTGATCATTCTTTCATTTCTGGACACACAAGATGTGTGCAGTGTTTCATCGGTTAATAGTCAATGGAGAGAGATTGCTAATGATCAAATATTATGGAGAGAACTTTTGATAAGAGATATGTGTAAGTGGGATAGTATGACGAATAAAAGTCATCCGCTGATTTCACAAGTTTGGAATAATGATGCTTTGAAAGAGTCATCTATTGGTATAAGTTTTGTAAACTTATTACATGAACAAAGCACTCAGACTAATTTAAGTACAAATAATGGGTTGGTACAATCTcagaatatgaaaaatgaaactGATAAAAAAACAGATATTCACGCAAAAAGGGGCATTAATTTTAAAGCCCTTTATATTCATTCATCTTTCCAAAGAGCGCAGGATGATTCAGAAGAAGTGTCATATAATTTGTCTATACCTGGTTTTATAAAATCACTGTGGCAAGGAGGTGTTGCTCCTGAGCAGGGTGAGATTATAATGACTGGTCCAGGAATGGATTCACCGAGAACAAGTAAAATTTTTCGAGCTCTGATGTGGGGCAGCGACTTTCTTGAAACGAAAGGTCTGCTAGCCGGAAATAGAGATGGCATTGGATCTGGTGTACAATTACTTTTCAAGGAAAAAATTCCTTTCAATTTGATTGCATTATACTCTGGTAACAATCGTGTTAGAGAAAATCGTGCTGGAATGGAAAGACTTCTTCACAGCAATGTTGTCGAGCCGGTGAGCAGTGGTGAAAATGTTGATGTTGGACATCATGAAGAACACCTTCCCCAGTTTGTTTTATATGATGCTGTTCGATTTTATATAGCTGAAAGAAAAGGTCATTATAAACTAGTTTATGTTGTAGATGCAACACTCAAACAGAAATGGGATGATATTGCATGCAATATATTAGAACTTTCTGCCATTCTTAGAGGCACAGAGTtcgataataatataaataatgctCTTGGAGTTCCTATAGTTGATCTGGAACTGGATGGAGCTGATCATCCAGAGGAACATGGGCATATCAATGTAGAACCAAATGCAGTGACTCCATCAGCTGGCAGTTTGCCATTTGCGTCAAAAAGACCTTTGTTGATTCTTTCATGTATTGCGGAGCCAGATGTTGAAAGATTTTCTTGTATGCAAATTACCGCAATGTTAGGTCTTCCTGATGTAAGTGACAGACAATGGAGGGTACAGGATGTTATTGTTTCTACAATGCATGGTGTAGAAAAGGGATTGGAGTGGTTACTTCGGCAAACTTGA
- the LOC120341964 gene encoding uncharacterized protein LOC120341964 isoform X1: MGIDIDVFTFSSKNMIDQRAQFYRNRWFANQVNDQLNSMNATSNLNGVDSPLAFEATQPIRPFADFGNSSTNRLLSDSRSNSTDTSFDPTPDGPEMENGNDNCLSPEMASPCSFVEYEADNYYPSIGTPNSFVGKMPGSPDMFSDFEQQRERLLSTSSSAFTYSPYTPQEEDPIPLGQSCSSPPALNRQTSLAMVEEVLGTTNNISTQPMNLFPEEDYVKPLEEDSCLPPYPSPSFTAHFNSNNSDAEVLTASQGEEFYHIFCGEVGPILVQCEGSPATESNQSNNSNCNNGDSQNVQSPVTQEVITTSETPTQALLQPPVWSMSRQPSNFSDLITDSMPSNSLDASEMLQDCLNALPKPDAQTFQTLNIEVLAVEAPLSEPAVNVPSTDEQLRTSPKSCTSPLCVKENSSPNTSKNLNECDPLAARRERNNEACRQSRKRRKSKKVEMEHEVNRFTEENASLRVTIEELEVECKRMKQSILTVMTQNNSR, translated from the exons aTGGGTATTGATATTGACGTGTTTACATTTTCGTCAAAAAATATGATCGATCAAAGAGCTCAGTTTTATCGCAATA GATGGTTCGCGAACCAAGTAAACGATCAACTCAATTCCATGAATGCGACAAGCAATCTCAATGGGGTGGATTCACCCCTGGCCTTCGAGGCCACGCAGCCGATCAGGCCTTTTGCGGACTTTGGAAATTCTTCAACAAACCGCCTTCTTAGTGATAGCCGTTCCAACAGTACCG acACCTCATTTGATCCGACCCCTGACGGACCTGAAATGGAAAACGGTAATGATAACTGTCTATCACCAGAAATGGCCTCACCTTGTTCCTTTGTCGAATATGAGGCTGATAATTACTACCCTAGCATTGGAACGCCCAATAGTTTTGTTGGAAAAATGCCTGGAAGTCCTGACATGTTTTCTGATTTTGAACAACAACGTGAGAGACTATTAAGCACAAGCAGTTCTGCTTTTACTTATTCTCCTTACACTCCACAAGAGGAAGATCCAATTCCTCTTGGTCAGTCTTGTAGTAGTCCTCCTGCTTTAAATAGGCAGACATCTCTTGCAATGGTGGAAGAAGTTCTTGGAACCACAAATAATATCTCCACACAGCCCATGAACTTGTTCCCAGAAGAAGATTATGTCAAACCCCTCGAAGAAGATTCTTGTCTTCCTCCATATCCATCTCCCAGTTTCACAGCTCATTTCAATTCCAACAACAGTGATGCTGAAGTTTTGACAGCTTCTCAAGGAGAAGAAttctatcatatattttgtggCGAAGTTGGTCCCATTCTTGTTCAGTGTGAAGGATCACCAGCTACAG AATCAAATCAATCCAATAACAGCAATTGCAACAATGGAGATTCACAGAATGTTCAGTCTCCTGTTACTCAAGAAGTCATCACCACTTCCGAAACACCCACACAGGCACTTTTGCAGCCACCTGTTTGGTCAATGTCAAGGCAGCCGAGCAACTTCAGTGATCTCATCACAGATTCTATGCCATCAAACAGTCTGGATGCTTCTGAAATGTTGCAAGATTGCCTGAATGCCCTCCCGAAACCTGATGCCCAAACATTTCAAACTCTGAACATTGAAGTTTTAGCTGTTGAAGCTCCCTTGTCTGAACCAGCTGTGAACGTACCAAGTACTGATGAACAACTTAGGACATCCCCGAAGTCATGCACATCTCCACTTTGTGTGAAAGAAAACTCAAGTCCAAACACTTCCAAAAATCTCAACGAATGTGATCCTCTTGCTGCCAGAAGGGAGAGAAATAATGAAGCCTGTAGGCAGTCACGAAAACGACGCAAAAGCAAAAAGGTTGAGATGGAGCATGAGGTAAACCGATTCACAGAAGAGAATGCCAGCCTTCGAGTGACGATTGAAGAGCTGGAAGTGGAGTGCAAAAGAATGAAGCAGTCCATATTGACAGTCATGACCCAAAATAACTCTCGTTAA
- the LOC120341964 gene encoding uncharacterized protein LOC120341964 isoform X2, translating into MNATSNLNGVDSPLAFEATQPIRPFADFGNSSTNRLLSDSRSNSTDTSFDPTPDGPEMENGNDNCLSPEMASPCSFVEYEADNYYPSIGTPNSFVGKMPGSPDMFSDFEQQRERLLSTSSSAFTYSPYTPQEEDPIPLGQSCSSPPALNRQTSLAMVEEVLGTTNNISTQPMNLFPEEDYVKPLEEDSCLPPYPSPSFTAHFNSNNSDAEVLTASQGEEFYHIFCGEVGPILVQCEGSPATESNQSNNSNCNNGDSQNVQSPVTQEVITTSETPTQALLQPPVWSMSRQPSNFSDLITDSMPSNSLDASEMLQDCLNALPKPDAQTFQTLNIEVLAVEAPLSEPAVNVPSTDEQLRTSPKSCTSPLCVKENSSPNTSKNLNECDPLAARRERNNEACRQSRKRRKSKKVEMEHEVNRFTEENASLRVTIEELEVECKRMKQSILTVMTQNNSR; encoded by the exons ATGAATGCGACAAGCAATCTCAATGGGGTGGATTCACCCCTGGCCTTCGAGGCCACGCAGCCGATCAGGCCTTTTGCGGACTTTGGAAATTCTTCAACAAACCGCCTTCTTAGTGATAGCCGTTCCAACAGTACCG acACCTCATTTGATCCGACCCCTGACGGACCTGAAATGGAAAACGGTAATGATAACTGTCTATCACCAGAAATGGCCTCACCTTGTTCCTTTGTCGAATATGAGGCTGATAATTACTACCCTAGCATTGGAACGCCCAATAGTTTTGTTGGAAAAATGCCTGGAAGTCCTGACATGTTTTCTGATTTTGAACAACAACGTGAGAGACTATTAAGCACAAGCAGTTCTGCTTTTACTTATTCTCCTTACACTCCACAAGAGGAAGATCCAATTCCTCTTGGTCAGTCTTGTAGTAGTCCTCCTGCTTTAAATAGGCAGACATCTCTTGCAATGGTGGAAGAAGTTCTTGGAACCACAAATAATATCTCCACACAGCCCATGAACTTGTTCCCAGAAGAAGATTATGTCAAACCCCTCGAAGAAGATTCTTGTCTTCCTCCATATCCATCTCCCAGTTTCACAGCTCATTTCAATTCCAACAACAGTGATGCTGAAGTTTTGACAGCTTCTCAAGGAGAAGAAttctatcatatattttgtggCGAAGTTGGTCCCATTCTTGTTCAGTGTGAAGGATCACCAGCTACAG AATCAAATCAATCCAATAACAGCAATTGCAACAATGGAGATTCACAGAATGTTCAGTCTCCTGTTACTCAAGAAGTCATCACCACTTCCGAAACACCCACACAGGCACTTTTGCAGCCACCTGTTTGGTCAATGTCAAGGCAGCCGAGCAACTTCAGTGATCTCATCACAGATTCTATGCCATCAAACAGTCTGGATGCTTCTGAAATGTTGCAAGATTGCCTGAATGCCCTCCCGAAACCTGATGCCCAAACATTTCAAACTCTGAACATTGAAGTTTTAGCTGTTGAAGCTCCCTTGTCTGAACCAGCTGTGAACGTACCAAGTACTGATGAACAACTTAGGACATCCCCGAAGTCATGCACATCTCCACTTTGTGTGAAAGAAAACTCAAGTCCAAACACTTCCAAAAATCTCAACGAATGTGATCCTCTTGCTGCCAGAAGGGAGAGAAATAATGAAGCCTGTAGGCAGTCACGAAAACGACGCAAAAGCAAAAAGGTTGAGATGGAGCATGAGGTAAACCGATTCACAGAAGAGAATGCCAGCCTTCGAGTGACGATTGAAGAGCTGGAAGTGGAGTGCAAAAGAATGAAGCAGTCCATATTGACAGTCATGACCCAAAATAACTCTCGTTAA